Genomic segment of Populus nigra chromosome 14, ddPopNigr1.1, whole genome shotgun sequence:
ATCAAATCAAGTTATCTCACATGGGTTAGCTTTATAGCTGcttgtatttttcaatgtttattgAAGTTCTTTTAATTGTGTAGTAATGGTGCTTAATAAgctctttttgtgttttttgaataGATGGATTATTAATACAAAGTACTACACGGCTGATGTAGCTCTATGGATGGCTCATCTTCATGAAGGATTTTCAATTGGATCACTTCCATTTTACAACAAGCTTACTGCTTTGGTTATGGTTTTTGACTTGGTGATGTTAGTATTGTAGTTCTTCATAATATATTTGTGaagaatctaaattttttttcattttttgaattgGAAACGATGCAAATGCTGCAGTCTTTTTGATCAGAGTTATCAGCAGTTCCGGGGAAAGAGATCACAGATAGTTTGACATAACCAGGCACGGAATGGGAGAAGATGAGCTGTCTAAGACTCCGTGAAGCAAGGAGTTCCGACTAGGACTACTAGCCGCATTCTAGCCGCATGGAGTAGCCAGAAGAGAAGATAGcaatcaagcaagcaagcaagaaGACAGGACAGACAGACTTGATCAAGTCAGCAAAGCTTTTCGTTTCAGGCCGCTGGAACACTATTCCTTTATCCTTAAAAACTGCGCCGCAGGCAGCTGtcttcaacaaagaaaaagcgCGGGAAACTCCCAGTCGATGAGGGCAATGGAAAAAGTTTGCGATACCCAATTGgagaaaactttaaaattttgagTTTGGATGGAAATTATGCTTCTTTTTGTTGGTTTTAAGTGTAAATGTGAATTCTTCAAAACCCATTTTCCAAAAGGTTCAAGGTCTCAAACCTTGATGAAAAGATtgcttcttttgttgtttttttttttaattgtttatatgcAAATGCCTCAAAACACATTTGGAGAAAGGCTTAAAGTTTCAAGCTTCGATGcaaacaattttcttttgttggttTCTTATTGTTGAATTTGGAAGGTGGCCAACATATAAGTTTTTGAGTTTCAagctttcatttaaattatgcttctttttgttgatttcaAGTGTTTAATTGCCAATGCTTCAATTTGGGGAAAGCTATAAATTTGCAAGCTATGATGTTAAGtatggtttttttgttgaacTATGTGCAGTTATCATCTCTTGTTGCACTTAAGGATTGGATCGCTGGAACTGATATTAGCAactttttgatattgttgtgtGTTGGGAATAAAGTTGATCGGATTCCTGGTCATCCTGTTCATGCTAAATAtagaaaacagctaaggagaATTGGAGAGTTGGGGTCTTTTGATAATCTGAGTATAGAGTTTGATGAGTTTGGAATTTCTGAAACTTAAAGAGGTAGTTTGTTGGATGATGAAGAAGAGTCATTGCGGGAGATGAAGAGGTCCTGTATTGAATGGTGCACTGAGAATGGCATTGAGTACATTGAAGCTTGTGCTTTGAATGTTGATTTGACAAATGTGAGTACCATCTTCTATCTCCAAGTTTGTAATGATTTCAAAAGGGATCTATTTCATGACTTTTCCAAGCTCCTGATGGATAGCAAGTACTCAATAAATGACATTATGCAATATGTAGTTTTCTCAAGTAAAATCATGATGCTAATAATAATGTAGATCCTGATGTTTGTCATTCTACCTAACTTTTGATATATCTATCTATCTTTATAATGAGAAGTGTTTTGATGGTTTATAATTGAGGTCAATAATTTTGTAGAATATCAGTAAGGACATTCACCCTGCTTTACTGAAACTTTTTCCTGCTGATggattgagaattgaaatttTGAAGTGAAAGAGAAGTAGGAACAGAACATGACTGGGTCTTCATTGAGATTAACATGGGATTTAGTCATAGATTTAGGTTGATGAAAGATTAACCAGGGAACAAACAAAAGTTGTAAAGTTGTAACTAATATTAAATCTCTATGCATCTTACTTTTGGTATCTAGGAGAATTGCAATGTTCTTTTTGCAGGTTTATCAGTTGACGGGGAT
This window contains:
- the LOC133673338 gene encoding uncharacterized protein LOC133673338, whose protein sequence is MSEETKSPHSTSLVTRPGIFSIGSSSVGMLSLDCEDSFDSSNQVISHGWIINTKYYTADVALWMAHLHEGFSIGSLPFYNKLTALVMVFDLLSSLVALKDWIAGTDISNFLILLCVGNKVDRIPGHPVHAKYRKQLRRIGELGSFDNLSSLLDDEEESLREMKRSCIEWCTENGIEYIEACALNVDLTNVSTIFYLQVSMILKFDNKISRPTLPDKEAETRDDSYGGWVSANGTTAIPDVGGSVAENNSIKECENENREKFGKEDIQPSSSAMELLSDKGVVPNVQEPREN